The proteins below are encoded in one region of Candidatus Eisenbacteria bacterium:
- a CDS encoding PD40 domain-containing protein, translating to MIRTESGTTRHGSNGEETGGSFRVGGAWIQPDLNRIRAAEGETIQVEPRVMNLLVHLARNAGRVVSREELMGAVWGETVVGEKALTRAVWSLRQMLGDDPKSPTIIETIRKGGYRLIAPVEWVDDQEGGAGSAGRTVWKRRALPAIAGIIAAAALLGWLFGGRDGERAVPPLPKTVPFTSYLGKEYTPGFSPDGTRVVFAWDGPDESDFDIYVKQKDTETPLRLTADTANDNLPVWSADGRTVYFVRHDADVFSICSVPAIGGEIRTLYATARGIWNLAASPAGGNLVFSEECSTGTAFRAALFSVETLAKQWLTDPPPTSRGDFYASFSPDGRTVAFSRADPIGFHRIHTVEVEGGEASPVGAARRHVQGLAWLDDGELIVSSLHQGRYALWRLSLKDGAWTGIPTQAGSIWFPAVSPDRTSLIYESARYDLSIYEIDLSAPEPRVSGEPLIGSTRWEDEPRFSPDGSRIAFVSDRTGFPELWACRADGTVPVQLTQLRSEALLSPCWSPEGERVAFFVSSGEGTGAVCAVDVNGGVPRTLLQGETVFLPSSWSADGRFLYLDSDRDGAWRVWKLAIGEEEPCLAIPGEVSRARESADGGFVYYGRVREPGLWRMPVVGGAEEVVLSAADVGAGLWGNWDLVGDRVFFCGDNGIGVYDPAAGVSHFLAEASGIVQSSLTVSPDGKRVLFAGYRGLEVDLVLMRDFR from the coding sequence ATGATTCGGACGGAAAGCGGGACGACGCGCCACGGGTCGAACGGCGAAGAGACGGGCGGATCTTTCCGCGTCGGCGGCGCGTGGATCCAGCCGGACCTGAACCGGATCCGCGCCGCGGAAGGGGAGACGATCCAGGTCGAGCCCCGCGTCATGAATTTGCTCGTGCATCTGGCGCGGAACGCCGGCCGGGTGGTCTCCCGAGAGGAACTCATGGGCGCGGTTTGGGGGGAGACGGTGGTGGGCGAGAAAGCCCTCACCCGCGCGGTTTGGTCCCTCCGGCAGATGCTGGGCGACGACCCTAAATCCCCCACGATTATCGAAACGATTCGAAAGGGCGGATACCGCCTGATCGCTCCGGTGGAGTGGGTGGACGACCAAGAGGGGGGCGCGGGTTCCGCCGGCCGGACCGTGTGGAAGCGCCGCGCTCTTCCCGCGATCGCGGGAATCATCGCGGCCGCGGCCCTCCTCGGGTGGCTCTTCGGCGGCCGCGACGGGGAGCGCGCAGTCCCGCCCCTACCGAAGACGGTCCCTTTCACCAGCTATCTCGGCAAGGAGTACACTCCCGGCTTTTCGCCGGACGGCACGCGGGTCGTCTTCGCCTGGGACGGGCCGGACGAGTCGGACTTCGATATCTACGTGAAACAGAAAGACACGGAAACGCCGCTCCGGCTGACCGCGGACACCGCGAACGACAATCTCCCCGTCTGGTCCGCCGACGGGCGGACCGTGTACTTCGTCCGTCACGACGCGGATGTCTTTTCGATCTGTTCCGTTCCCGCCATCGGGGGGGAGATCCGCACGCTTTACGCCACGGCGCGGGGAATCTGGAATCTCGCCGCTTCTCCGGCCGGCGGGAACCTGGTCTTTTCGGAGGAGTGTTCGACCGGGACGGCGTTCCGCGCCGCCCTCTTCTCGGTGGAAACGCTCGCCAAACAATGGCTGACCGATCCTCCGCCCACGTCGCGAGGCGACTTCTATGCTTCCTTCTCGCCCGACGGCCGCACCGTGGCGTTTTCGCGGGCCGACCCGATCGGTTTTCACCGGATTCACACGGTGGAGGTCGAGGGTGGCGAGGCTTCCCCCGTCGGAGCCGCCCGGCGGCACGTGCAAGGTCTCGCCTGGCTCGACGACGGGGAGCTGATCGTCTCCTCCCTCCATCAGGGGAGATACGCGCTCTGGCGGCTCTCCCTGAAGGACGGCGCCTGGACGGGGATTCCGACGCAGGCCGGCTCGATCTGGTTTCCCGCCGTTTCTCCCGACAGAACTTCACTCATATATGAATCCGCGCGGTACGATCTGAGCATTTACGAGATCGATCTCTCCGCCCCGGAGCCGCGCGTGTCCGGAGAACCGCTCATCGGGTCGACGCGATGGGAGGACGAGCCGCGTTTCTCTCCCGACGGGTCGCGAATCGCCTTCGTCTCCGACCGCACCGGATTCCCCGAGCTTTGGGCGTGTCGGGCCGACGGGACCGTCCCGGTGCAGTTGACTCAACTGCGCAGCGAGGCGCTCCTCTCGCCCTGCTGGTCGCCGGAGGGGGAGCGCGTCGCCTTCTTCGTCTCCTCGGGAGAGGGGACGGGAGCGGTCTGCGCGGTCGACGTCAACGGCGGCGTTCCCCGCACGTTGCTTCAGGGTGAAACCGTTTTTCTTCCCTCCTCTTGGTCCGCGGACGGACGCTTCCTCTATCTCGATTCCGATCGGGACGGGGCCTGGCGCGTTTGGAAGCTGGCGATCGGGGAAGAAGAGCCGTGCCTCGCGATCCCGGGTGAAGTGAGCCGCGCGCGCGAATCGGCGGACGGCGGATTCGTCTACTACGGCCGAGTCCGGGAGCCCGGCCTTTGGAGGATGCCCGTCGTCGGCGGCGCCGAGGAGGTCGTTCTCTCCGCCGCGGACGTGGGGGCCGGTCTCTGGGGGAACTGGGATCTCGTCGGCGATCGGGTCTTTTTCTGCGGGGACAACGGCATCGGCGTCTACGACCCGGCCGCCGGCGTGTCTCATTTCCTCGCGGAAGCCTCCGGGATCGTGCAGTCAAGCCTGACCGTTTCCCCCGACGGGAAGCGTGTTCTCTTCGCCGGATATCGAGGTCTCGAGGTGGACCTCGTTCTGATGAGGGATTTCCGCTAA